One genomic region from Capra hircus breed San Clemente chromosome 18, ASM170441v1, whole genome shotgun sequence encodes:
- the MAF gene encoding transcription factor Maf, with protein MASELAMSNSDLPTSPLAMEYVNDFDLMKFEVKKEPVETDRIISQCGRLIAGGSLSSTPMSTPCSSVPPSPSFSAPSPGSGSEQKAHLEDYYWMTGYPQQLNPEALGFSPEDAVEALISNSHQLQGGFDGYARGAQQLASAAGAGAGASLGGSGEEMGPAAAVVSAVIAAAAAQSGAAPHYHHHHHHHHAAGHHHPPTAGAPGAAGSASASAAGAGGSGGGAGGPASAGGGGGGGGGGGGGAAGAGGALHPHHAAAGGLHFDDRFSDEQLVTMSVRELNRQLRGVSKEEVIRLKQKRRTLKNRGYAQSCRFKRVQQRHVLESEKNQLLQQVDHLKQEVSRLVRERDAYKEKYEKLVSSGFRENGSSSDSPSSPEFFMYPRESSTSVM; from the exons ATGGCATCGGAACTGGCAATGAGCAACTCCGACCTGCCCACCAGTCCCCTGGCCATGGAATATGTTAATGACTTCGATCTGATGAAGTTTGAAGTGAAAAAGGAGCCGGTGGAGACCGACCGCATCATCAGCCAGTGCGGCCGTCTCATCGCCGGGGGCTCACTGTCCTCCACCCCCATGAGCACGCCGTGCAGCTCGGTGCCCCCTTCGCCCAGCTTCTCGGCGCCCAGCCCGGGCTCAGGCAGCGAGCAGAAGGCGCACCTGGAAGACTACTACTGGATGACCGGCTACCCGCAGCAGCTGAACCCCGAGGCGCTGGGCTTCAGCCCCGAGGACGCGGTCGAGGCGCTCATCAGCAACAGCCACCAGCTCCAGGGCGGCTTCGATGGCTACGCGCGCGGGGCGCAGCAGCTGGCCTCGGCGGCCGGGGCCGGCGCCGGCGCCTCCCTGGGCGGCAGCGGCGAGGAGATGGGCCCCGCCGCCGCCGTGGTGTCCGCCGTGATCGCCGCGGCCGCCGCGCAGAGCGGCGCGGCGCCgcattaccaccaccaccaccaccaccaccacgccgCCGGCCACCACCACCCCCCGACGGCCGGCGCGCCGGGCGCCGCGGGCAGCGCGTCCGCCTCGGCCGCGGGCGCGGGCGGCTcgggcggcggcgcgggcggcCCGGCCAGcgccgggggcggcggcggcggcggcggcggcggcggcggcggcgcggcgggggcggggggcgccctGCACCCTCACCACGCCGCGGCCGGCGGCCTGCACTTCGACGACCGCTTCTCCGACGAGCAGCTGGTGACCATGTCGGTGCGCGAGCTGAACCGGCAGCTGCGCGGGGTCAGCAAGGAGGAGGTGATCCGGCTGAAGCAGAAAAGGCGGACCCTGAAAAACCGCGGCTACGCGCAGTCCTGCCGCTTCAAGAGGGTTCAGCAGAGGCACGTCCTGGAGTCCGAGAAGAACCAGCTGCTGCAGCAGGTCGACCACCTCAAGCAGGAGGTCTCCAGGCTGGTGCGCGAGAGGGACGCGTACAAGGAGAAGTACGAGAAGCTGGTGAGCAGCGGCTTCCGGGAGAACGGCTCGAGCAGCGACAGCCCGTCCTCTCCCGAGTTTTTCAT GTACCCAAGGGAATCCTCTACATCAGTGATGTGA